One window from the genome of Streptomyces sp. NBC_01476 encodes:
- a CDS encoding SMP-30/gluconolactonase/LRE family protein, producing MSTRTTAHAPWRRTLLTLTATSAALAASALPAAAAPAQDHGGNSHTITVNGSRAFPESVAADRHYVYTASIADGTVYRGRPGATTLDPFLPGGQDGRTQATGIKTTGNRLLVAGAFTGRFFVYTNTGKLVSSYTVPDTGESTLVNDETVTPDGDVYITDSFRAVVYRIPAAEVNAPATGAHRTLQVAYRLPDYVAGQSNGNGIVTTPDGRSLIIGYWYSGALYRLTLATGEIRKIAAPALASADGIARRGNTLYVARSVNNEVDAVRLSGDATRAAVVSTRTYPGADTTTGVAVSGHQLLVTNSQMDTFLYGDPQTSPVFTLESLPLR from the coding sequence ATGTCCACCCGCACCACCGCGCACGCCCCTTGGCGGCGCACGCTCCTCACCCTCACCGCGACCTCCGCCGCCCTGGCGGCTTCCGCGCTTCCCGCCGCCGCCGCGCCCGCCCAGGACCACGGGGGCAACAGCCACACGATCACGGTCAACGGCAGCCGGGCCTTCCCCGAGAGCGTCGCGGCCGACCGCCACTACGTCTACACCGCCAGCATCGCCGACGGCACCGTCTACCGCGGGCGCCCCGGGGCGACGACACTCGACCCCTTCCTGCCGGGCGGCCAGGACGGCCGTACCCAGGCCACCGGGATCAAGACCACCGGCAACCGCCTGCTGGTCGCCGGCGCCTTCACCGGGCGCTTCTTCGTCTACACGAACACCGGGAAGCTCGTTTCCTCCTACACCGTCCCTGACACGGGCGAGTCGACCCTCGTCAACGACGAGACCGTCACCCCCGACGGGGACGTCTACATCACCGACTCCTTCCGCGCCGTCGTCTACCGGATCCCGGCCGCCGAGGTGAACGCCCCCGCCACCGGCGCCCACCGGACCCTGCAGGTGGCCTACCGCCTGCCGGACTACGTGGCCGGCCAGTCCAACGGCAACGGCATCGTCACCACCCCCGACGGCAGGTCGCTGATCATCGGCTACTGGTACAGCGGCGCGCTCTACCGGCTCACCCTCGCCACCGGCGAGATCCGCAAGATCGCCGCACCGGCCCTGGCCAGCGCCGACGGGATAGCACGGCGAGGGAACACCCTGTACGTCGCCCGGTCCGTGAACAACGAGGTCGACGCCGTACGGCTGTCCGGCGACGCCACCCGGGCCGCCGTCGTCTCCACCCGCACCTACCCCGGGGCCGACACGACCACCGGCGTCGCCGTCAGCGGACACCAGCTGCTGGTGACCAACTCCCAGATGGACACCTTCCTTTACGGCGATCCGCAGACCAGCCCGGTCTTCACCCTCGAAAGCCTGCCGCTGCGCTGA
- the pcaDC gene encoding bifunctional 3-oxoadipate enol-lactonase/4-carboxymuconolactone decarboxylase PcaDC, which yields MTPIPHYRTDGSAQAPVLVLGPSLGTSLAVWDAQVPALARRHQVLRWDLPGHGRSPASLVTEGATVADLAALVLALADHLGVERFAYAGISLGGAVGLHLAVHHPDRVTSLAVVCSSARFGDPAGWQERAALVRGKGTQAVAEATAGRWFTPAFAAHQAAVTMIADLRAADPAGYSACCDALAAYDLRGELTAITAPTLVLAGRQDPATPPAHSRQLADGIAESTLLELPGAAHLAPVEQPDAVLTALQGHFTPTAAAGTAVRRAVLGDAHVDRSVERTTAFTADFQDFITRYAWGEIWTRPGLDRRTRSCITLTALVAHGHQTELALHIEAALRNGLTPDEIKEVLLQSAVYCGVPAANSAFATAQRVLAG from the coding sequence GTGACCCCCATCCCGCACTACCGCACCGACGGCTCCGCTCAGGCGCCGGTCCTCGTCCTCGGCCCGTCGCTCGGCACCTCACTCGCCGTCTGGGACGCCCAGGTCCCCGCCCTCGCCCGCCGCCACCAGGTCCTGCGCTGGGACCTTCCCGGCCACGGCCGTTCGCCCGCGTCCCTGGTCACCGAGGGCGCCACCGTCGCCGACCTGGCCGCGCTGGTCCTGGCGCTCGCCGACCACCTCGGCGTCGAACGCTTCGCCTACGCCGGCATCTCGCTCGGCGGCGCCGTGGGACTCCACCTCGCGGTCCACCACCCGGACCGGGTCACCTCGCTCGCCGTGGTCTGCTCCTCGGCCCGCTTCGGGGATCCGGCCGGGTGGCAGGAGCGCGCGGCTCTGGTCCGGGGCAAAGGAACGCAGGCCGTCGCGGAGGCTACCGCCGGACGCTGGTTCACGCCGGCCTTCGCCGCACACCAGGCCGCCGTGACCATGATCGCCGACCTCCGTGCCGCCGACCCGGCCGGCTACAGCGCCTGCTGCGACGCCCTGGCGGCGTACGACCTGCGCGGCGAACTCACCGCGATCACCGCCCCGACCCTCGTCCTGGCCGGCCGCCAGGACCCCGCAACGCCGCCCGCGCACTCCCGCCAACTCGCCGACGGCATCGCGGAGTCGACCCTGCTGGAACTCCCCGGCGCCGCCCATCTCGCCCCGGTCGAACAGCCCGACGCCGTACTCACCGCTCTCCAGGGCCACTTCACCCCCACCGCCGCCGCGGGAACCGCCGTCCGCCGGGCCGTCCTCGGCGACGCCCACGTCGACCGGTCGGTCGAGCGCACCACCGCATTCACCGCCGACTTCCAGGACTTCATCACCCGCTACGCCTGGGGGGAGATCTGGACCCGCCCGGGCCTCGACCGCCGCACCCGCAGCTGCATCACCCTCACCGCGCTGGTCGCCCACGGCCACCAGACCGAACTCGCCCTCCACATCGAAGCCGCGCTCCGCAACGGCCTCACCCCCGACGAGATCAAGGAAGTCCTCCTCCAGTCGGCCGTCTACTGCGGTGTCCCCGCCGCCAACTCCGCCTTCGCGACCGCGCAGCGGGTGCTGGCCGGCTGA
- a CDS encoding CBS domain-containing protein, with product MKHRKVAHVMTSDVIRVEAPTPFKDVAVLLAQHRISGVPVVDDDEKVIGVISETDLLVRQARLGGEIPTRRRWRWTPAARRSAAKAEALTAGQLMSTPPVTVHADDSIAFSARLMAQRRVERLPVLDEEDRLVGIVTRRDLLQVFLRPDAEIRENVIEEVVGRTLWLAPNEVGVKVVDGVVTLDGRLERDSEVSVAENLTARIEGVVAVVSHLTSRFEDARLQPASSAVHGVADDWFHKP from the coding sequence ATGAAGCACCGCAAGGTCGCCCACGTGATGACGAGCGACGTCATCCGGGTCGAGGCGCCGACCCCCTTCAAGGACGTCGCGGTCCTGCTCGCGCAGCACCGCATCAGCGGCGTACCGGTGGTCGACGACGACGAGAAGGTCATCGGCGTCATCTCGGAGACGGACCTGCTGGTCCGGCAGGCACGCCTCGGCGGCGAGATTCCCACCCGGCGCCGGTGGCGGTGGACGCCCGCCGCGCGCCGCTCGGCCGCGAAGGCCGAAGCGCTGACCGCGGGGCAGCTGATGTCCACACCGCCCGTCACGGTGCACGCGGACGACTCGATCGCCTTCTCCGCCCGCCTCATGGCCCAGCGCCGGGTCGAGCGGCTGCCGGTACTGGACGAGGAGGACCGGCTGGTCGGCATCGTCACCCGCCGCGACCTGCTGCAGGTCTTCCTGCGACCCGACGCCGAGATCCGGGAGAACGTCATCGAAGAGGTGGTGGGCCGGACCCTGTGGCTGGCCCCGAACGAGGTGGGCGTGAAGGTGGTGGACGGCGTGGTCACTCTGGACGGCCGGCTGGAGCGCGACAGCGAGGTCTCCGTCGCGGAGAACCTGACGGCGCGGATCGAGGGTGTGGTCGCCGTGGTGAGCCACCTCACCAGCCGTTTCGAGGACGCGCGCCTGCAGCCCGCCTCCTCGGCGGTGCACGGTGTCGCCGACGACTGGTTCCACAAGCCCTGA
- a CDS encoding response regulator transcription factor, which produces MSEARQFSAQSPIRVFLMDDHEVVRRGVHDLLDAEPDIEVVGEAGTADHALARGPALRPDVAVLDVRLPDGDGISVCRDLRSAMPGLACLMLTSFDDDDALLDAIMAGAAGYVLKQIKGSDLVSAVRTVAAGQSMLDPATTARLMSSLRDDIPGADPEQEALSALSPREREILGLIGEGLTNGQIGKQLYLSEKTVKNNVSRLLAKLGVERRIQAAVIATQGSAAPAVADRAHR; this is translated from the coding sequence ATGAGCGAGGCACGGCAGTTTTCGGCACAGTCGCCGATCAGGGTCTTCCTGATGGACGACCACGAGGTCGTCCGCCGGGGAGTGCACGACCTGCTCGACGCCGAGCCGGACATCGAGGTGGTCGGCGAGGCCGGGACGGCCGATCACGCCCTGGCCCGCGGCCCGGCCCTGCGCCCGGACGTCGCCGTCCTGGACGTACGGCTGCCGGACGGCGACGGCATCTCGGTCTGCCGCGACCTGCGCTCCGCCATGCCGGGCCTCGCCTGCCTCATGCTGACCTCCTTCGACGACGACGATGCCCTCCTCGACGCGATCATGGCCGGCGCGGCCGGTTACGTACTGAAGCAGATCAAGGGCTCCGACCTGGTCTCGGCGGTCCGCACCGTCGCCGCCGGCCAGTCGATGCTCGACCCGGCCACCACCGCCCGGCTGATGAGCAGCCTGCGGGACGACATTCCCGGCGCCGACCCCGAGCAGGAGGCGCTGTCCGCGCTCTCCCCCCGCGAGCGCGAGATCCTCGGCCTGATCGGCGAGGGCCTCACCAACGGCCAGATCGGCAAGCAGCTGTACCTCTCCGAGAAGACGGTCAAGAACAACGTCTCCCGGCTGCTGGCGAAGCTGGGCGTGGAACGCCGGATCCAGGCGGCCGTCATCGCCACCCAGGGCAGCGCGGCACCGGCCGTCGCCGACCGCGCGCACCGCTGA
- a CDS encoding aldo/keto reductase, whose protein sequence is MRYRKLGRSGLSVSEIGYGAWGIGGDAWIGADEDESLRALHRALDLGVNLIDTARGYGESERIVGKAVRERAGKDEVLVATKVPPLNGKWPAPGGLDPAETFPGTHIRQSLETSLRASGLDHFDVVQFHVWSDEWVGRGDWLETVTALKEEGKLRLFGVSINDHEPDNALALVRSGAVDTVQVIYNIFDQAPADALFPACEEHGVGVIVRVPLDEGGLTGRITAGTTFPPGDFRNRYFKGDRPAEVERHVDALTADLGIAPEELAETALRYVLSAPAVSTVIPGMRTVRNAERNAAVSDGRLLDADRLAVLARHRWQRSYYQ, encoded by the coding sequence ATGCGGTATCGGAAGCTGGGACGCAGCGGGCTGAGTGTGTCCGAGATCGGGTACGGGGCGTGGGGAATCGGCGGTGACGCCTGGATCGGGGCCGACGAGGACGAGTCGCTGCGGGCACTGCACCGGGCGCTGGACCTCGGGGTGAATCTGATCGACACCGCCCGCGGGTACGGCGAGAGCGAGCGGATCGTCGGGAAGGCGGTGCGGGAGCGGGCCGGCAAGGACGAGGTGCTGGTGGCCACCAAGGTGCCGCCGCTGAACGGGAAGTGGCCCGCACCCGGCGGTCTGGACCCGGCGGAGACCTTTCCGGGGACGCACATCCGGCAGAGCCTGGAGACCAGTCTGCGGGCCAGCGGCCTCGACCACTTCGACGTGGTGCAGTTCCACGTGTGGAGCGACGAGTGGGTAGGGCGCGGGGACTGGCTGGAGACGGTGACCGCGCTGAAGGAGGAGGGCAAGCTCCGCCTCTTCGGCGTGTCGATCAACGACCACGAGCCGGACAACGCCCTGGCCCTGGTCCGCAGTGGCGCGGTGGACACCGTGCAGGTGATCTACAACATCTTCGACCAGGCGCCGGCCGACGCGCTGTTCCCCGCGTGCGAGGAGCACGGCGTCGGGGTCATCGTCCGGGTGCCGCTCGACGAGGGCGGCCTCACCGGCCGGATCACCGCCGGAACGACGTTCCCGCCCGGTGACTTCCGCAACCGGTACTTCAAGGGCGACCGCCCCGCCGAGGTGGAGCGGCACGTCGACGCGCTCACCGCCGACCTGGGCATCGCCCCGGAGGAGCTGGCGGAGACGGCGCTGCGGTACGTGCTGAGTGCTCCGGCGGTCTCCACGGTCATCCCGGGCATGCGGACCGTCCGGAACGCCGAGCGCAACGCCGCGGTCAGCGACGGCCGGCTGCTCGACGCCGACCGGCTCGCGGTGCTCGCCCGGCACCGCTGGCAGCGCAGCTACTACCAGTGA
- a CDS encoding Rv1733c family protein has product MTHRVWFWRLRRNPLRRPSYAIEAYAFLAVVLAAVAGAALAGLTVAHGVQQEYAQQRLDRHPVAAVVTQDAPETVGYAATPRAGVRWAAPDGTVRTGVARVTVGAKTGDPTTVWTDDRGALVPEPLPVPAARLQAGVTGVSVALGICAAVLIGCGITAKLVDLRRAEQWATAWAETGPRWENRNA; this is encoded by the coding sequence ATGACACACCGGGTATGGTTCTGGCGCCTGCGGCGCAATCCGCTGCGCCGGCCCTCGTACGCCATCGAGGCGTACGCCTTCCTCGCGGTGGTCCTCGCCGCGGTGGCCGGCGCCGCCCTCGCGGGACTCACGGTCGCGCACGGCGTGCAGCAGGAGTACGCACAGCAGCGGCTCGACCGGCACCCCGTCGCGGCCGTCGTCACCCAGGACGCCCCGGAGACCGTCGGCTACGCCGCCACACCCCGGGCCGGCGTCCGCTGGGCCGCACCGGACGGCACGGTCCGCACCGGCGTCGCCCGGGTGACCGTCGGGGCGAAGACCGGCGACCCCACCACGGTATGGACCGACGACCGCGGCGCACTCGTCCCGGAGCCGCTGCCCGTCCCCGCCGCGCGGCTGCAGGCCGGCGTCACCGGCGTCTCCGTCGCGCTCGGTATCTGCGCGGCCGTCCTCATCGGCTGCGGGATCACCGCGAAGCTCGTCGATCTCCGGCGGGCCGAGCAGTGGGCCACCGCGTGGGCCGAGACCGGCCCCCGATGGGAGAACCGGAACGCCTGA
- a CDS encoding universal stress protein — MSANRVVVGVDGSPTSFEALDAAAVEARLRGAELELVYCVADVDESGPILRSAATRVGERSPGLPVVMTAVVGDPAEVLAERGRSAALTVVGTRGLGGFAGLLMHSVSQRLAAHADGPVLVVRGGDVRGDLRRDRPGGVLLGLESDDDADAALFAFEEAGQRGARLEVLHAWTYRQSANGTPGSFAAEPVAERVARQAAAKAAFPGQIVTPLRTAYPRLPVQIRSIRSTPCRALIEATANADLVVIAAHRRHSRRGIQLGPVTHALLHHSSCSVAIVPVVEG; from the coding sequence ATGAGCGCGAATCGCGTGGTCGTCGGAGTGGACGGGTCGCCGACGTCTTTCGAGGCACTGGACGCGGCGGCCGTGGAGGCGCGACTGCGCGGAGCCGAGCTGGAGTTGGTCTACTGCGTCGCGGACGTCGACGAGTCCGGCCCGATCCTGCGGTCGGCGGCCACGCGGGTCGGCGAGCGCAGCCCCGGGCTGCCCGTGGTGATGACCGCGGTGGTCGGCGACCCCGCGGAGGTGCTGGCCGAGCGGGGCCGGAGCGCGGCGCTCACCGTCGTCGGCACCCGGGGCCTCGGTGGGTTCGCCGGGCTGCTGATGCACTCGGTGAGCCAGCGCCTGGCGGCCCACGCGGACGGGCCCGTTCTTGTGGTGCGGGGCGGGGACGTGCGCGGCGACCTCCGGCGGGACCGCCCGGGCGGGGTGCTGCTCGGGCTGGAGAGCGACGACGACGCGGACGCGGCCCTGTTCGCCTTCGAGGAGGCCGGTCAGCGCGGGGCGCGGCTGGAGGTGCTGCACGCGTGGACGTACCGGCAGTCAGCGAACGGGACGCCGGGTTCCTTCGCCGCCGAGCCGGTGGCGGAGCGGGTCGCCCGTCAGGCCGCCGCGAAAGCCGCGTTCCCCGGTCAGATCGTCACGCCGCTGCGTACGGCCTATCCGCGGCTGCCGGTGCAGATCCGGTCGATACGGTCCACCCCGTGCCGGGCTCTCATCGAGGCGACCGCGAACGCGGATCTCGTGGTGATCGCGGCCCATCGGCGGCATTCCCGGCGCGGCATCCAACTCGGCCCGGTGACCCATGCGTTGCTCCACCACTCGTCCTGCTCGGTGGCGATCGTCCCGGTGGTGGAGGGGTAG
- the pcaB gene encoding 3-carboxy-cis,cis-muconate cycloisomerase, whose protein sequence is MLTPGQVGAAVEAVTGDLAFLQAMLDAETALVRAQAALGHAPVSAAVAVAAAARAERFDVRSLALRARSGGNPVIPLVADLTAAVPADAAPYVHRGATSQDIVDTAAMLVAARTLPLILDDLDRTAAALAGLAAEHRDTPMPGRTLTQHAVPTTFGLKAAGWRSLVLDAADRLAALRPPAQLGGAAGTLAAFEAPPGSPGSGPALMTEYARVLGLAAAGLPWHTLRTPVADLGSALAFTVTALGKPAADVLLLSRTETGELAEGTGGGSSAMPHKSNPVRATLIAVAARQAPAPAAVLLGSVVAEDERPAGAWHAEWPALRQLLRLAGGAARDAAELTADLRVVPGRMLDNLHRTKGLVASERLAAELGARLGRAQARALLDRATRRVVEEGVTLSAALRSEPGLRDWPPADRLRELTDPAAYVGSAAALVDRALHRAMPVRRKNP, encoded by the coding sequence CTGTTGACGCCCGGGCAGGTGGGGGCGGCCGTGGAGGCCGTCACCGGGGACCTCGCCTTCCTGCAGGCGATGCTCGACGCCGAGACCGCGCTGGTCCGTGCCCAGGCCGCGCTGGGCCATGCCCCGGTGTCCGCGGCCGTCGCCGTCGCCGCGGCGGCCCGCGCCGAGCGGTTCGACGTACGGAGCCTGGCGCTACGCGCCCGGTCCGGGGGCAACCCGGTGATCCCGTTGGTCGCCGACCTCACCGCCGCCGTGCCCGCCGACGCCGCGCCGTATGTGCACCGCGGCGCGACCAGCCAGGACATCGTGGACACGGCCGCCATGCTCGTCGCCGCCCGTACCCTGCCGCTGATCCTGGACGACCTGGACCGTACCGCCGCGGCGCTGGCCGGCCTCGCGGCCGAGCACCGCGACACCCCGATGCCCGGCCGCACCCTCACCCAGCACGCCGTACCCACCACCTTCGGCCTCAAAGCGGCCGGCTGGCGCAGCCTGGTCCTGGACGCCGCCGACCGCCTCGCCGCCCTGCGTCCGCCCGCCCAACTCGGCGGCGCCGCGGGCACACTGGCCGCCTTCGAAGCACCGCCCGGCTCACCCGGCAGCGGCCCCGCGCTGATGACGGAGTACGCGCGCGTACTCGGCCTCGCCGCCGCCGGCCTCCCCTGGCACACGCTGCGCACACCGGTCGCCGACCTCGGCAGCGCCCTCGCCTTCACCGTCACCGCGCTCGGCAAACCGGCGGCGGACGTCCTGCTGCTGTCGCGTACCGAGACAGGCGAACTCGCCGAAGGCACCGGCGGCGGCTCCTCCGCCATGCCGCACAAGAGCAACCCGGTCCGCGCCACCCTGATCGCCGTGGCGGCCCGCCAGGCCCCCGCGCCGGCCGCCGTGCTGCTCGGGTCGGTCGTCGCGGAGGACGAACGCCCGGCCGGCGCCTGGCACGCCGAATGGCCGGCCTTGCGCCAACTCCTCCGACTGGCCGGGGGCGCGGCCCGTGACGCCGCCGAACTCACCGCGGACCTGCGGGTGGTCCCCGGACGCATGCTCGACAACCTGCACCGCACCAAGGGATTGGTGGCCAGTGAACGGCTCGCCGCCGAACTCGGCGCCCGGCTCGGCCGGGCCCAGGCCCGCGCACTGCTCGACCGCGCCACCCGCCGCGTCGTGGAGGAGGGCGTGACCCTGTCGGCCGCCCTGCGCTCGGAACCGGGCCTGCGGGACTGGCCGCCCGCCGACCGCCTGCGCGAACTCACCGACCCCGCCGCCTACGTGGGCTCGGCCGCCGCCCTCGTCGACCGGGCGCTCCACCGCGCCATGCCCGTCCGGAGGAAGAACCCGTGA
- a CDS encoding chitosanase — MTNVGTTRAPATPAPTATTATPKPTPKPTRPATSAPPSPTATATATRPGPTASAGAAAGLTDPRKKEIAMELVSSAENSSLDWKAQYRYIEDIGDGRGYTAGIIGFCSGTGDMLELVQAYTATEPGNVLAKYLPALKKVNGTDSHAGLGTAFVNDWKTAAKDTVFQAAQNSERDRVYFNPAVQQAKADGLRALGQFIYYDAIVMHGPGDDPVSFGGIRKTAMKKARTPAQGGNETTYLNAFLDARKAAMRTEAAHDDTSRVDTEQRVFLQAGNLDLDPPLSWKTYGDSYSIKS, encoded by the coding sequence CTGACCAACGTCGGCACCACCAGGGCCCCGGCCACTCCGGCGCCGACCGCCACCACGGCGACCCCCAAGCCGACCCCCAAGCCGACCAGGCCGGCCACCTCCGCCCCGCCGAGCCCGACGGCGACCGCGACCGCGACGCGGCCCGGGCCCACGGCCTCGGCCGGCGCCGCGGCCGGCCTCACCGACCCCCGCAAGAAGGAGATCGCGATGGAGCTGGTCAGCTCCGCCGAGAACTCCTCGCTCGACTGGAAGGCCCAGTACCGGTACATCGAGGACATCGGCGACGGCCGCGGCTACACCGCCGGCATCATCGGCTTCTGCTCCGGCACCGGTGACATGCTCGAACTCGTCCAGGCGTACACCGCCACCGAACCCGGCAACGTCCTGGCGAAGTACCTGCCGGCACTGAAGAAGGTCAATGGCACGGACTCCCACGCGGGCCTCGGCACCGCCTTCGTCAACGACTGGAAGACCGCCGCCAAGGACACCGTCTTCCAGGCCGCGCAGAACAGCGAACGGGACCGGGTCTACTTCAATCCGGCCGTCCAGCAGGCGAAGGCGGACGGTCTGCGGGCGCTGGGCCAGTTCATCTACTACGACGCCATCGTGATGCACGGCCCCGGCGACGACCCGGTGAGCTTCGGCGGCATCCGCAAGACCGCCATGAAGAAGGCCAGGACCCCGGCCCAGGGCGGCAACGAGACCACCTACCTCAACGCCTTCCTCGACGCCCGCAAGGCCGCGATGCGCACGGAGGCGGCCCACGACGACACCAGCAGGGTGGACACCGAACAGCGGGTCTTCCTGCAGGCCGGCAATCTGGACCTCGACCCGCCGCTGAGCTGGAAGACGTACGGCGACAGCTACAGCATCAAGAGCTGA
- a CDS encoding winged helix-turn-helix transcriptional regulator — translation MSSVATAEDVIEPIPSWDPYARGCPSRDVLDQIGSKWAVLVLGELGKHGACRFTRLRQRLAGVSEKMLTQTLRTLERDGLVLRTVYPEVPTRVEYELTPLGQTLRGPLRALTDWSVQYIEEVLAAREEYDGRTTGR, via the coding sequence GTGAGCAGTGTGGCGACCGCCGAGGATGTGATCGAGCCCATACCGTCATGGGACCCGTACGCGCGCGGCTGCCCGTCGCGTGACGTGCTCGACCAGATCGGCAGCAAGTGGGCGGTTCTCGTGCTGGGCGAACTCGGCAAGCACGGAGCGTGCCGGTTCACCCGACTGCGGCAGCGGCTGGCGGGAGTGAGCGAGAAGATGCTCACCCAGACGCTGCGCACCCTCGAACGCGACGGACTGGTCCTGCGGACGGTGTACCCGGAGGTGCCGACCCGCGTGGAGTACGAGTTGACCCCGCTCGGCCAGACGCTGCGCGGTCCCCTGAGGGCGCTCACGGACTGGTCGGTCCAGTACATCGAGGAAGTCCTCGCCGCCCGCGAGGAGTACGACGGCCGCACCACGGGACGTTAG
- a CDS encoding helix-turn-helix domain-containing protein has translation MELHVLGLGPETEHVYAALVGRPRSTASQLAGACGTTTGATAKALATLVAQGLAIRAAGRPTRFTAAPPDVAVTTLIHEREHQLDAARALVQRLAETHREANRISHPDIAVDVLTDREDISAAAHRLTAEARREVRAFDRPPYVDRPGSNLRNQLSRQRTGIVHRVIYTRDAVAWPGRLLGDIVPSVKAGEQARVRAELPLKLVIRDDESALIPLSLAPGGHALAYLIHRSPILTALEALFEAEWDRAVALGVPGAAQVPAADAPDLPDAETRLLLSLLISGLTDAAIGRAQGWSPRTTQRRIQRLMTALGAATRFQAALIASRRGWI, from the coding sequence ATGGAACTTCACGTCCTGGGACTCGGCCCTGAAACAGAACACGTCTACGCGGCCCTCGTCGGCCGTCCGCGCAGCACCGCCTCCCAACTCGCCGGCGCCTGCGGCACCACCACCGGCGCGACCGCCAAAGCGCTTGCCACGCTGGTCGCGCAGGGCCTGGCGATCCGGGCCGCCGGACGGCCGACCCGGTTCACCGCCGCGCCGCCCGATGTCGCGGTGACCACGCTGATCCATGAGCGCGAGCACCAACTGGACGCCGCCCGCGCGCTGGTGCAGCGCCTCGCCGAGACACACCGGGAGGCCAACCGGATCAGCCACCCCGACATCGCCGTCGACGTGCTCACCGACCGCGAGGACATCAGCGCCGCCGCGCACCGGCTGACCGCCGAAGCCCGCCGCGAGGTCCGCGCCTTCGACCGCCCGCCCTACGTCGACCGCCCCGGCAGCAATCTGCGCAACCAGCTCAGCCGGCAGCGCACCGGCATCGTGCACCGGGTGATCTACACCCGTGACGCCGTCGCCTGGCCCGGACGGCTGCTCGGTGACATCGTGCCCAGTGTGAAGGCGGGCGAACAGGCCAGGGTCCGGGCCGAGTTGCCACTGAAGCTGGTGATCCGCGACGACGAGTCGGCGCTCATCCCGCTGAGCCTGGCGCCCGGCGGTCACGCACTGGCCTACCTCATCCACCGCTCGCCGATTCTGACAGCCCTGGAAGCGCTCTTCGAAGCGGAGTGGGACCGGGCGGTGGCACTCGGCGTACCCGGCGCCGCACAGGTGCCGGCGGCCGACGCGCCCGACCTGCCCGACGCCGAAACCCGGTTGCTGCTCAGCTTGTTGATCTCGGGTCTCACCGACGCGGCCATCGGCCGGGCCCAGGGCTGGAGTCCTCGTACCACGCAGCGCCGCATCCAGCGGCTGATGACCGCCCTCGGCGCCGCCACCCGTTTCCAGGCCGCCCTCATCGCCTCCCGGCGCGGCTGGATCTGA
- a CDS encoding SDR family oxidoreductase, whose protein sequence is MSVVVTGASGQLGRLTVEALLARGVPASDVVATSRDITRTKDLADRGVVVRRADFADPDSLAAAFEGADKLLLISTTTVDERVANHRRAIDAAVAAGVSLVVYTSMSHADTATTVLAATHRATEEYLRQRTVPSVMLRNSWYLENYTAQLPLFLQHGAVVGAAGEGRVSAATRADYADAAAVVLTTEGHAGAVYELGGDQAFTLAELAATVSAATGKQITYTDLPAEKLAEALTGAGLPAELAHVLADADLGLGRGELFTGSGDLRRLIGRPTTSLADAIADALADALR, encoded by the coding sequence ATGTCAGTCGTCGTCACCGGAGCCTCCGGCCAACTGGGCAGGCTCACCGTCGAAGCACTGCTGGCGCGCGGAGTGCCGGCCTCGGACGTCGTCGCGACCAGCAGGGACATCACCAGGACCAAGGATCTCGCCGACCGCGGCGTCGTGGTACGCCGGGCCGACTTCGCGGACCCGGACAGTCTCGCGGCGGCCTTCGAGGGCGCGGACAAGCTGCTGCTGATCTCGACCACGACCGTGGACGAGCGGGTCGCCAACCACCGCCGCGCCATCGACGCCGCGGTGGCGGCAGGCGTGTCACTGGTGGTGTACACGAGCATGTCGCACGCGGACACGGCCACCACGGTCCTCGCCGCCACCCACCGCGCCACGGAGGAGTACCTGCGGCAGCGCACGGTCCCCAGCGTGATGCTGCGCAACAGCTGGTACCTGGAGAACTACACCGCCCAGCTGCCCCTGTTCCTCCAGCACGGCGCTGTCGTCGGGGCCGCGGGCGAGGGAAGGGTCAGCGCCGCGACCCGCGCCGACTACGCCGACGCCGCCGCGGTCGTGCTGACCACCGAGGGCCATGCCGGCGCGGTGTACGAGCTGGGCGGCGACCAGGCGTTCACCCTGGCCGAGCTCGCCGCGACGGTCTCCGCCGCCACCGGGAAGCAGATCACCTACACCGATCTGCCGGCGGAGAAGCTCGCCGAGGCGCTGACCGGCGCGGGCCTGCCCGCCGAGCTGGCGCATGTCCTCGCCGACGCCGACCTCGGCCTGGGCCGCGGCGAGCTGTTCACCGGCTCCGGCGACCTGCGGCGCCTGATCGGACGGCCGACCACGTCCCTGGCCGACGCGATCGCCGACGCGCTCGCCGACGCGCTGCGCTGA